Proteins from one Sphingomonas insulae genomic window:
- a CDS encoding helix-turn-helix transcriptional regulator, with protein MTGTESSPTPQTDPVPSKSIGEIPASPLDQLSERQRAYLRLVHEHRTSQEIGFLVGASGRAVDKQLQKAKDFLGVTSRFEAARLLIEHESGVERLYPANDLPSSPPPFPLPLPLPTSETAVNMLTWKQVVSWSAIIAIVTPIGLTVAAMVIVALMLLIGLKAT; from the coding sequence ATGACGGGCACCGAATCATCTCCGACACCACAGACTGATCCCGTCCCAAGCAAGTCTATAGGCGAAATCCCGGCAAGCCCCCTCGATCAGTTGTCCGAACGACAGCGTGCGTATCTCCGCCTCGTCCATGAACATCGCACGTCGCAGGAAATCGGCTTCCTGGTCGGAGCAAGTGGGAGGGCGGTCGATAAGCAACTGCAAAAGGCCAAGGATTTCCTGGGCGTCACCAGTCGCTTCGAGGCAGCCCGCCTTCTGATCGAACATGAAAGCGGGGTAGAAAGGCTCTACCCTGCAAACGATCTACCTTCCTCGCCACCGCCCTTCCCGCTTCCATTGCCCCTGCCGACCAGCGAGACGGCAGTGAACATGCTCACATGGAAGCAGGTGGTATCGTGGAGCGCGATCATCGCGATCGTGACCCCCATCGGACTGACCGTTGCGGCCATGGTGATCGTGGCGCTCATGCTCCTGATCGGCCTCAAGGCAACATAG